The following are encoded in a window of Artemia franciscana chromosome 5, ASM3288406v1, whole genome shotgun sequence genomic DNA:
- the LOC136026769 gene encoding protein obstructor-E-like — translation MLGLFAFSIMVFAVVAVPAKSGGVVCEKSKFPYFVADSTQCDRFYKCEDLKSTEMLCEDGMVFVEELQKCDLPFHVDCTSRPNLQPPKGFGNCSRLNGLFPVNSRCDQHFWCRDGQEILIECAPGLVYDVKQGVCEFPDIALRPGCLPEQFLGFTCPKITGEKMLKFGDHERLAKPSDCRYFYKCMSNGLPRLGGCELGKVFNHETGFCDLPKNVKGCEHYYDKGSS, via the exons ATGTTGGGTTTATTTGCTTTCAGTATCATGGTATTCGCAGTTGTTGCAGTGCCAGCGAAGTCAGGAGGCGTGGTATGCGAAAAAAGCAAATTTCCCTATTTTGTAGCTGATTCTACACAATGTGACCGCTTTTACAAATGTGAAGATTTGAAATCGACTGAAATGCTTTGTGAAGATGGTATGGTCTTTGTTGAAGAGCTGCAAAAATGTGATCTGCCATTCCACGTTGATTGTACCAGCAGGCCCAATCTCCAGCCACCAAaag GTTTTGGCAATTGTTCAAGGCTCAATGGACTATTTCCAGTGAATAGCAGGTGTGATCAGCATTTTTGGTGCAGAGACGGCCAAGAAATTCTTATCGAATGTGCCCCCGGTCTTGTTTATGATGTCAAACAGGGTGTTTGCGAATTTCCTGATATTGCTTTGCGTCCTGGATGTTTACCGGAACAGTTTCTTG gctTTACCTGTCCAAAAATAACTGgagaaaaaatgttgaaatttgGTGATCATGAGCGTCTTGCCAAGCCTTCGGATTGCCGCTACTTCTACAAATGCATGAGCAACGGATTGCCGAGACTTGGAGGTTGTGAGCTTGGCAAAGTCTTTAATCATGAGACTGGATTTTGTGATCTTCCAAAGAATGTCAAAGGATGTGAACATTATTATGATAAGGGCAGTAGCTGA